Proteins from a genomic interval of Lysobacter stagni:
- a CDS encoding tetratricopeptide repeat protein — MSARFHRRLTIAFAALLFGTPAFAAAPPKFDADKAWQQFLAKGDLKKGFDAFNVLDEVGYDAIKVDAQRCASQQGALATAVQDAPISIAIRRVAFLCAQALGDDAGADRELAALAALSRHALESSGDPAVSHPIRILAPADAVALLVTSGLQTSYFYYTELWPRRYLPFVAAAWDPETKTERHYAFDAIDTIYTLDRDNEVFGNVALRHSYSITMVKSWAEAGDTSDVDLMAARKAHEAADPRAKVAAFKPAAQQGGVVSLSAWLLVCDKSPFKGCADDLVEPLLSGAEKEEAIPTVLLALAYARGIGLERDEVAAMKLLDRADQWWPGAAGHYAMTWDLLDDGPYPAALQTRLDRMQERGSRVPRRLALYRKVDDRKAELSASDIAFLADPAENGNGAGFSVLAQYFGQRQQADERRRWLEKAAAAGAPRAQALLGYDLLNGDAADRDPARGERLILESAHGGEPWAMRHVSSNDRRAGRWTSAATWLFAATQIADIEAAFDLAGMYLLDKPDIGTPKDAVGLYEVLANYHDSARARRELAALAVDGVGMAKNPAQAQKWLLGDAERGDALSQTQLAMGYFRGDFGKVDEARGQQWIQRALDAKEERAYIAYGSWLYHGKRTPEARARAIALWNQSIEAGHDGAYNELAWAWCTSPYPDARDAARGMAAAEKMGDPAGLDLPEQDTLAACHAAVGRYQQAADLQAKAVERLDVLARADGARFKAMADGFRDRLALYRSGRVYVSPEDEAAVP; from the coding sequence ATGAGCGCACGTTTCCACCGCCGGCTAACGATCGCATTCGCCGCGCTGCTGTTCGGTACCCCGGCCTTCGCGGCCGCGCCGCCGAAGTTCGATGCGGACAAGGCCTGGCAGCAGTTCCTGGCGAAGGGCGACCTGAAGAAAGGATTCGACGCCTTCAACGTGCTCGACGAGGTAGGGTACGACGCCATCAAGGTCGATGCGCAGCGGTGCGCGAGCCAGCAGGGCGCGCTGGCAACGGCCGTGCAGGATGCGCCGATCAGCATCGCGATCCGGCGTGTCGCGTTCCTGTGCGCGCAGGCATTGGGCGACGATGCGGGCGCCGACCGCGAACTCGCGGCGCTGGCCGCGCTGTCGCGCCACGCTCTGGAATCATCGGGCGATCCGGCCGTCAGCCACCCGATCCGCATCCTGGCCCCGGCCGACGCGGTCGCACTGCTGGTGACCAGCGGTCTGCAGACCAGCTATTTCTATTACACCGAGCTGTGGCCCAGGCGTTATCTGCCGTTCGTGGCCGCGGCCTGGGATCCGGAAACGAAGACCGAGCGCCACTACGCGTTCGATGCCATCGATACGATCTACACGCTCGACCGCGACAACGAAGTCTTCGGCAACGTCGCCCTGCGCCACTCCTACTCCATCACCATGGTGAAGTCGTGGGCGGAGGCGGGCGACACGTCCGATGTCGACCTGATGGCCGCACGCAAAGCACACGAGGCGGCTGACCCGCGCGCGAAGGTGGCGGCGTTCAAGCCCGCGGCGCAACAGGGCGGCGTCGTGTCGCTGTCGGCCTGGCTGCTCGTCTGTGACAAATCGCCCTTCAAGGGTTGCGCGGACGATCTGGTGGAGCCGCTGTTGTCAGGCGCGGAGAAGGAGGAGGCGATCCCCACCGTGCTCCTCGCACTCGCGTACGCGCGCGGCATCGGGCTGGAGCGTGACGAAGTGGCCGCGATGAAGCTCCTCGATCGCGCCGACCAGTGGTGGCCAGGGGCAGCCGGGCACTACGCGATGACCTGGGATCTGCTGGACGACGGGCCGTATCCGGCCGCACTGCAGACGCGTCTGGATCGCATGCAGGAGCGCGGCAGCCGAGTGCCCCGCCGCCTGGCGCTGTATCGCAAGGTGGACGACCGGAAGGCGGAACTGTCGGCCTCGGACATCGCCTTCCTCGCGGACCCTGCCGAGAATGGGAACGGTGCTGGTTTCTCGGTGCTGGCGCAGTACTTCGGGCAGCGTCAGCAGGCTGACGAGCGCCGCCGCTGGCTCGAGAAGGCGGCCGCGGCGGGCGCGCCACGCGCGCAAGCGCTGCTGGGCTACGACCTGCTCAATGGCGATGCAGCGGATCGCGATCCTGCGCGTGGCGAGCGGCTCATCCTCGAATCCGCGCACGGCGGAGAGCCCTGGGCGATGCGGCACGTGTCGTCAAACGATCGCAGGGCCGGCCGTTGGACCTCGGCGGCCACCTGGCTCTTTGCGGCGACGCAGATCGCCGACATCGAGGCGGCCTTCGACCTGGCGGGCATGTACCTGCTGGACAAGCCCGACATCGGCACACCCAAGGATGCCGTGGGCCTCTATGAGGTGCTCGCGAACTACCACGATTCCGCGCGCGCGCGTCGTGAACTGGCGGCCCTGGCCGTGGATGGCGTGGGCATGGCAAAGAATCCGGCGCAGGCGCAGAAGTGGCTGCTGGGCGACGCGGAGCGCGGCGATGCGCTGTCGCAGACCCAGCTCGCGATGGGCTATTTCCGCGGCGACTTCGGCAAGGTCGATGAGGCCAGGGGGCAGCAGTGGATCCAGCGCGCCCTGGACGCCAAGGAAGAGCGCGCCTACATCGCGTATGGCAGTTGGCTGTACCACGGCAAGCGCACGCCCGAGGCGCGCGCCAGGGCCATAGCGTTGTGGAACCAGAGCATCGAGGCCGGCCACGACGGGGCGTACAACGAGCTGGCCTGGGCGTGGTGCACCTCGCCCTATCCGGATGCACGCGACGCCGCGCGTGGCATGGCCGCGGCCGAGAAGATGGGCGACCCCGCCGGGCTCGACCTGCCGGAGCAGGACACACTGGCCGCCTGCCACGCGGCCGTGGGGCGTTACCAGCAGGCGGCCGACCTGCAAGCGAAGGCCGTGGAGCGCCTGGATGTGCTCGCACGCGCGGATGGCGCGCGCTTCAAGGCCATGGCGGACGGCTTCCGCGACCGGCTGGCGCTTTACCGGTCCGGACGCGTCTACGTCAGTCCGGAGGACGAAGCGGCAGTGCCCTGA
- a CDS encoding DUF3857 domain-containing transglutaminase family protein: protein MRVWWGLLALALAGGAWAADTQHVRGEYRFSVGGEPAFVERTEIAAQWDPAAPGASDAPWRFWLYDLQIDNRRGQDAYYVDYVFEPKSATLLGEAGRYQISFNPEYQQLKIHRVELRRGGRWLSRLAPERISLARRETDFEQDLADGQVTALIVLDDVRVDDVVRVSYTITGTNPVLAGNTATAMPMGWRSPTLDMRFRSIFDAGTDVAVHSEGKAPQPQVRSFADRVEATARVHAVPAYVDESDYPRWYRSYPHVQAAARRSWADVVAWALPLYPKVDALPPDLEAQIARWHKLGSDEQRLKAALRAVQEQVRYFGVEMGDNTHRPTPPAETWTRRYGDCKDKAYLLSTVLARMGIRAEPALVSADRGQAVAQYLPAASLFDHVIVRASVDNATVWVDPTLTSEGGNPSESDQSAYGHALPIAAGITALQPIARPRNAHNSVTVEELYRPAADGRAALLEVRTLYEGDSANYSRRMMARERLEDVARRYADFYRQRFGEVEVQQPPRVQDDLDSNRLTMLESYRLLAPFESEGGGRALEVMAESLSRATSLPTTVERTGPLYLGEPKQYSHRIQVALPPQWRPVFGNEDERFASPGFDYRRGVRVDGARVDVVYDMKVLQPELTAEQVSAHVQQMRKVRDSLSAKLRFQVPTQLQRDDREARLKALLRGVIDEGSTP, encoded by the coding sequence ATGCGGGTTTGGTGGGGGTTGCTGGCGCTCGCGCTGGCTGGTGGAGCGTGGGCCGCCGATACGCAGCACGTGCGCGGCGAGTATCGTTTTTCGGTAGGGGGCGAACCGGCCTTCGTCGAGCGCACCGAGATCGCCGCGCAATGGGATCCGGCCGCGCCCGGTGCCAGCGACGCGCCGTGGCGCTTCTGGCTGTACGACCTCCAGATCGACAACCGCCGCGGCCAGGACGCGTACTACGTCGACTACGTCTTCGAGCCCAAGTCCGCGACGCTGCTGGGCGAGGCCGGTCGATACCAGATCTCCTTCAATCCGGAATACCAGCAGTTGAAGATCCATCGCGTGGAGTTGCGCCGCGGTGGTCGCTGGCTGTCGCGGCTGGCGCCCGAGCGGATTTCGCTGGCGCGCCGCGAGACCGACTTCGAGCAGGACCTCGCCGACGGACAGGTCACCGCACTGATCGTGCTCGACGACGTGCGCGTGGACGACGTGGTGAGGGTCAGCTACACGATCACCGGCACCAATCCGGTACTCGCCGGCAACACCGCAACGGCGATGCCAATGGGCTGGCGCAGTCCGACCCTGGACATGCGTTTCCGTTCGATCTTCGATGCGGGCACCGACGTGGCGGTGCACAGCGAGGGCAAGGCCCCGCAACCGCAGGTGCGCTCCTTCGCCGACCGCGTCGAGGCGACTGCACGGGTCCACGCCGTGCCGGCCTATGTCGACGAGAGCGACTACCCGCGCTGGTACCGGTCGTATCCGCACGTGCAGGCAGCTGCCAGGCGCAGCTGGGCGGACGTGGTGGCGTGGGCGCTGCCGCTGTACCCGAAGGTCGATGCGCTGCCGCCGGACCTGGAGGCGCAGATCGCGCGCTGGCACAAGCTCGGCAGCGACGAGCAACGGCTCAAGGCGGCGCTGCGCGCCGTGCAGGAGCAGGTACGCTACTTCGGCGTGGAGATGGGCGACAACACGCACCGTCCGACGCCGCCGGCGGAAACCTGGACGCGACGCTACGGCGACTGCAAGGACAAGGCCTATCTGCTATCGACGGTGCTGGCACGCATGGGCATCCGTGCCGAGCCGGCGCTCGTGTCGGCGGATCGCGGTCAGGCCGTCGCACAGTACCTGCCGGCGGCCTCGCTGTTCGATCACGTGATCGTTCGCGCGAGCGTGGACAACGCGACGGTATGGGTGGACCCGACGCTGACCTCCGAAGGCGGCAATCCGTCCGAAAGCGACCAGAGCGCCTACGGCCATGCCTTGCCCATCGCGGCCGGCATCACCGCGCTGCAGCCGATCGCGCGGCCGCGCAATGCCCACAACAGCGTGACGGTGGAGGAGCTCTATCGCCCCGCTGCCGACGGTCGCGCGGCGTTGCTGGAAGTGCGCACGCTGTACGAAGGCGACAGCGCGAACTACTCGCGCCGCATGATGGCTCGGGAGCGCCTGGAAGACGTCGCGCGCCGCTACGCCGACTTCTACCGCCAGCGTTTCGGCGAGGTCGAGGTGCAGCAGCCGCCGAGGGTGCAGGATGACCTGGACAGCAATCGCCTGACCATGCTCGAGAGCTACCGCCTGCTTGCGCCCTTCGAGAGCGAGGGCGGGGGGCGGGCGCTGGAGGTCATGGCGGAAAGCCTGTCGCGCGCGACCAGCCTGCCGACAACGGTCGAACGCACCGGACCGCTGTACCTGGGCGAACCGAAGCAGTATTCGCACCGGATCCAGGTCGCACTGCCGCCACAGTGGCGACCGGTGTTCGGCAACGAGGACGAACGGTTCGCCTCGCCCGGCTTCGACTACCGGCGCGGCGTACGGGTCGACGGCGCCAGGGTGGACGTGGTCTACGACATGAAGGTGCTGCAGCCGGAACTCACCGCCGAGCAGGTGAGTGCGCACGTGCAGCAGATGCGCAAGGTGCGCGACAGCCTGTCGGCCAAGCTGAGGTTCCAGGTTCCCACGCAGCTGCAGCGCGATGACCGCGAAGCGCGGCTGAAGGCGCTGCTGCGTGGGGTCATCGACGAGGGCTCCACGCCATGA
- a CDS encoding HAD hydrolase-like protein translates to MTTLFFDMDGTLIDSAVGITRCVEHALVQMGLPVPPQEELRRWIGPALRTSFGPLLNDDARVEEAVLHYRDRFETHGWAEHEVYAGIGETIESLHAAGHRLAVVTAKNEPHARKIVDHLPFGHCFVDVIGATLDGRISHKDQLIAEALRRFDLVADACWMIGDRRMDIEGARHHGMRNVGVLWGFGGETELREAGALHLASSPRELAALLAA, encoded by the coding sequence ATGACCACGCTCTTCTTCGACATGGACGGCACGCTGATCGATTCGGCGGTCGGCATCACGCGTTGTGTCGAACATGCCCTGGTGCAGATGGGCCTGCCCGTGCCGCCGCAGGAGGAACTGCGCCGCTGGATCGGCCCCGCGCTGCGCACCAGCTTCGGTCCGCTGCTCAACGACGATGCGCGCGTGGAGGAAGCGGTGCTGCACTACCGCGATCGCTTCGAGACGCACGGCTGGGCGGAACACGAGGTCTACGCCGGAATCGGCGAGACCATCGAATCGCTGCACGCCGCCGGGCATCGGCTGGCGGTGGTCACCGCGAAGAACGAGCCGCACGCGCGCAAGATCGTCGACCACCTCCCGTTCGGCCACTGCTTCGTGGACGTGATCGGCGCCACGCTGGACGGACGCATCAGCCACAAGGACCAGCTCATCGCCGAGGCGCTGCGACGCTTCGACCTGGTGGCGGACGCGTGCTGGATGATCGGCGATCGCCGCATGGACATCGAAGGCGCGCGTCACCACGGCATGCGCAACGTCGGCGTGCTCTGGGGCTTCGGCGGCGAAACCGAACTGCGCGAGGCCGGCGCGTTGCACCTGGCGTCGTCGCCGCGCGAACTGGCCGCGCTGCTGGCGGCCTGA
- a CDS encoding phosphoglycerate kinase, with protein MSIVRMSDLDLQGKRVLIREDLNVPIDDGRITSEQRITAALPTMKLALEKGAAVMVTSHLGRPKEGTWTQEDSLAPVAKRLSELLGIEVPLVKDWVDGVDVKPGQLVLLENCRMNVGEGKDDEALSKKYAALCDVYVMDAFGTAHRAQASTHGAIRFAKVAAGGPLLMAELDALGKALDNPARPLLAIVAGSKVSTKLELLSSLVSKVDQLIVGGGIANTFIAAMGHGVGKSLVENDLIDTAKKIMADAKGRGADIPVPTDVVVAPAFAADAPATVKAVDAVGADDMILDIGPQTAARYAELIKAAGTVVWNGPVGVFEFDAFGKGTETLARAIAASRAFSIAGGGDTLAAVDKYGIERDVSYISTGGGAFLEFLEGKELPAVAALKARAA; from the coding sequence ATGTCCATCGTCCGCATGTCCGATCTCGATCTCCAAGGCAAGCGCGTGTTGATCCGCGAAGATCTCAACGTGCCCATCGACGATGGCCGCATCACCTCCGAACAGCGCATCACCGCGGCCCTGCCGACCATGAAGCTGGCGCTGGAGAAGGGCGCGGCGGTGATGGTCACCTCGCACCTGGGTCGTCCGAAGGAAGGCACCTGGACGCAGGAGGATTCGCTCGCGCCCGTGGCGAAGCGTCTGTCGGAACTGCTCGGCATCGAGGTGCCGCTGGTGAAGGACTGGGTCGATGGCGTCGACGTGAAGCCCGGTCAGCTGGTCCTGCTGGAGAACTGCCGCATGAACGTCGGCGAGGGCAAGGACGATGAGGCCCTGTCGAAGAAGTACGCCGCGCTGTGCGACGTGTACGTCATGGATGCCTTCGGCACCGCGCACCGCGCGCAGGCCTCCACGCACGGCGCCATCCGTTTCGCGAAGGTTGCCGCTGGCGGCCCGCTGTTGATGGCCGAACTCGACGCGCTGGGCAAGGCGCTGGACAACCCGGCACGCCCGCTGCTGGCCATCGTCGCCGGCTCGAAGGTGTCGACGAAGCTGGAGCTGCTGTCGTCGCTGGTGAGCAAGGTCGACCAGCTGATCGTCGGCGGCGGCATCGCCAACACCTTCATCGCCGCGATGGGGCATGGCGTGGGCAAGTCGCTGGTCGAGAACGACCTGATCGATACGGCGAAGAAGATCATGGCCGACGCGAAAGGGCGCGGCGCGGACATCCCCGTTCCGACGGACGTGGTCGTCGCACCGGCCTTCGCCGCCGATGCACCGGCCACGGTCAAGGCCGTCGATGCCGTCGGCGCGGACGACATGATCCTCGACATCGGCCCGCAGACCGCCGCGCGCTATGCGGAGCTGATCAAGGCCGCCGGCACCGTGGTGTGGAACGGCCCGGTCGGCGTGTTCGAATTCGACGCGTTCGGCAAGGGCACGGAAACGCTGGCGCGCGCGATCGCCGCGAGCCGCGCGTTCTCCATCGCCGGTGGCGGCGACACGCTGGCAGCGGTCGACAAGTACGGCATCGAGCGCGACGTGTCCTACATCTCCACCGGCGGCGGCGCGTTCCTGGAATTCCTGGAAGGCAAGGAACTGCCGGCGGTGGCGGCGCTGAAGGCGCGGGCGGCGTAA
- a CDS encoding ribonucleoside-diphosphate reductase subunit alpha, with the protein MTVTKRSGRREPVDLNKIVRAVTRNGEGLFAVDPMRVATRTISGLYDGASTRELDELSIRTAALLTAEEPEYGRLAARLLAGVIEKEVAGIEIHAFSQSVQRGHELGLINDRLLTFVQANARKLNDAIDASLNLRFDYFGLRTLYDRYLLRHPTARTVIETPQQFFLRIACALSEDVGEALALYRRMAQLDYIPSSPTLFNSGTTHEQLSSCFLLDSPEDSLESIYKRYMDVAKLSKFSGGIGLSYTRIRSRGSLIRSTNGLSNGIVPWLKTLDASVAAVNQGGKRKGAACVYLEPWHADVEEFLELRDNTGDEARRTHNLNLANWIPDEFMRRVEADGEWSLFDPAKVPQLTDLWGEAFERAYHAAEAAGLAVKKVKARDLYARMMRTLAQTGNGWMNFKDKSNRACNQTLRDGNVVHLSNLCTEILEVTSQDETAVCNLGSINLSHHVELFEEGTVHGESGRFDFDKLADTVRLAVRQLDRVIDLNFYPIETARRANLKWRPVGLGVMGLQDVFFKLRLPFDSDAARALSKRIAEAVYFHALSASNELAMERGRHPSFADTRAAQGELQFEAWGVAPEDAERWDGLRARIAEHGLRNSLLIAIAPTATIASIAGCYECIEPQVSNLFKRETLSGDFLVVNKYLVEELKALGLWTPELRDRIKMAEGSIQGIEAIPESLRAVYRTAWELPMRSLIDMAAERGAFIDQSQSLNLFIESPNIGQLSSMYMYAWKKGLKTTYYLRSRPATKIAKATVSGATAQAPKPEYTPTEAVACSLENPEACEACQ; encoded by the coding sequence ATGACGGTGACCAAGCGCAGCGGCCGCCGCGAACCGGTGGACCTGAACAAGATCGTGCGCGCGGTGACGCGCAACGGCGAAGGCCTGTTCGCGGTCGATCCCATGCGCGTGGCCACGCGCACCATCTCCGGCCTGTACGACGGCGCGAGCACGCGCGAGCTGGATGAGCTGTCCATCCGCACCGCCGCCCTGCTCACCGCCGAGGAACCCGAATACGGTCGCCTTGCAGCGCGCCTGCTGGCCGGCGTGATCGAGAAGGAAGTGGCGGGCATCGAGATCCATGCGTTCTCGCAGTCGGTGCAGCGCGGCCACGAACTGGGCCTGATCAACGACCGCCTGCTGACGTTTGTGCAGGCCAACGCGCGCAAGCTCAACGATGCGATCGACGCCTCGCTCAACCTGCGTTTCGACTACTTCGGCCTGCGCACGCTGTACGACCGCTACCTGCTGCGCCACCCGACCGCGCGCACCGTGATCGAGACCCCGCAACAGTTCTTCCTGCGCATCGCCTGTGCGCTGAGCGAGGACGTGGGCGAGGCGCTCGCGCTGTACCGGCGCATGGCGCAGCTGGACTACATTCCGTCCTCGCCGACGCTGTTCAACTCCGGCACCACGCACGAGCAGCTGTCGAGCTGCTTCCTGCTCGACTCGCCCGAGGATTCGCTGGAGAGCATCTACAAGCGCTACATGGACGTGGCCAAGCTGAGCAAGTTCAGCGGCGGCATCGGCCTGTCGTACACGCGCATCCGCTCGCGCGGCTCGCTGATCCGTTCCACCAACGGCCTGAGCAACGGCATCGTGCCGTGGCTGAAGACGCTGGATGCGTCCGTCGCGGCGGTCAACCAGGGCGGCAAGCGCAAGGGCGCGGCCTGCGTGTACCTGGAGCCGTGGCATGCGGACGTCGAGGAATTCCTCGAACTGCGCGACAACACCGGCGACGAAGCGCGCCGCACGCACAACCTCAACCTGGCCAACTGGATCCCCGACGAGTTCATGCGCCGCGTCGAGGCCGACGGCGAGTGGTCGCTGTTCGACCCGGCGAAAGTGCCGCAGCTGACCGACCTGTGGGGCGAGGCGTTCGAGCGCGCGTACCACGCCGCCGAAGCCGCAGGCCTTGCCGTGAAGAAGGTCAAGGCGCGCGACCTCTACGCGCGGATGATGCGCACGCTGGCACAGACCGGCAACGGCTGGATGAACTTCAAGGACAAGTCCAACCGCGCCTGCAACCAGACCCTGCGCGATGGCAACGTCGTGCACCTGTCGAACCTGTGCACGGAAATCCTGGAGGTCACGTCGCAGGACGAGACCGCAGTGTGCAACCTGGGCTCGATCAATCTTTCGCACCACGTCGAACTGTTCGAGGAAGGCACCGTCCACGGCGAGTCCGGACGCTTCGATTTCGACAAGCTCGCCGACACCGTGCGACTGGCGGTGCGTCAGCTCGACCGCGTGATCGATCTCAACTTCTATCCGATCGAAACCGCACGTCGCGCCAACCTCAAGTGGCGCCCGGTCGGCCTGGGCGTGATGGGCCTGCAGGACGTGTTCTTCAAGCTGCGCCTGCCGTTCGATTCCGACGCTGCGCGGGCGTTGTCGAAGCGGATCGCCGAAGCGGTGTATTTCCATGCGTTGTCGGCATCGAACGAGCTGGCGATGGAGCGCGGACGGCACCCCTCGTTCGCCGACACGCGCGCCGCGCAGGGCGAACTGCAGTTCGAAGCCTGGGGCGTGGCGCCGGAAGATGCCGAACGCTGGGACGGCTTGCGGGCACGCATCGCCGAGCACGGCCTGCGCAACTCTCTGCTCATCGCCATCGCGCCGACGGCGACCATCGCCTCCATCGCCGGCTGCTACGAATGCATCGAGCCGCAGGTGTCGAACCTGTTCAAGCGCGAGACGCTGTCGGGCGACTTCCTGGTCGTCAACAAGTACCTCGTCGAGGAACTCAAGGCACTGGGCCTGTGGACGCCGGAGCTGCGCGACCGCATCAAGATGGCGGAAGGGTCCATCCAGGGCATCGAGGCGATTCCCGAATCGCTGCGCGCCGTGTACCGCACCGCGTGGGAACTGCCGATGCGCTCGCTGATCGACATGGCCGCCGAGCGCGGCGCGTTCATCGACCAGAGCCAGTCGCTCAACCTGTTCATCGAAAGCCCGAACATCGGCCAGCTCTCGTCGATGTACATGTACGCGTGGAAGAAGGGCCTGAAGACCACGTATTACCTGCGCTCGCGCCCGGCCACGAAGATCGCCAAGGCCACGGTGAGCGGCGCGACCGCGCAGGCACCGAAGCCCGAGTACACGCCGACGGAAGCCGTTGCGTGCTCGCTGGAGAACCCCGAGGCCTGCGAGGCCTGCCAGTAA
- a CDS encoding ribonucleotide-diphosphate reductase subunit beta encodes MTPPRLLDPGFDLTLRPMRYPQFYEMYRDAIRNTWTVEEVDFSLDVNDLKHKLGPAERHLIERLVAFFATGDSIVANNLVLNLYQHINAPEARMYLSRQLYEEALHVQFYLTLLDTYLPDPVARAKAFDAVENIPSIRAKAEFCFKWIDSIQGLSRIETTAQRRQFLLNLICFACCIEGLFFFAAFAYVYYLRSRGLLHGLASGTNWVFRDESCHMAFAFEVIHTARSEEPELFDDELKAQVVRMLEEAVECEMQFAQDVLSGGVAGLSPKDMRQYLQYCADQRLTQLGMPKHFGATNPFAFMDLQDVQEVTNFFERRVSAYQVGVEGEVAFDAAF; translated from the coding sequence ATGACCCCGCCCCGCCTGCTCGACCCAGGCTTCGACCTCACCCTGCGGCCGATGCGCTATCCGCAGTTCTACGAGATGTACCGCGACGCCATCCGCAACACGTGGACCGTCGAAGAGGTCGACTTCTCGCTCGACGTCAACGACCTCAAGCACAAGCTCGGGCCGGCGGAGCGCCACCTGATCGAACGCCTGGTCGCGTTCTTCGCCACCGGCGACAGCATCGTCGCCAACAATCTGGTGCTGAATCTGTACCAGCACATCAACGCGCCCGAGGCGCGCATGTACCTGTCGCGCCAGCTGTACGAGGAAGCGCTGCACGTGCAGTTCTACCTCACCCTGCTGGACACCTACCTGCCCGACCCGGTCGCGCGGGCGAAGGCGTTCGACGCGGTGGAGAACATCCCGTCGATCCGCGCCAAGGCGGAGTTCTGCTTCAAGTGGATCGATTCCATCCAGGGGCTGTCGCGCATCGAAACCACCGCGCAGCGCCGCCAGTTCCTGCTCAACCTGATCTGCTTCGCCTGCTGCATCGAAGGCCTGTTCTTCTTCGCCGCGTTCGCCTACGTGTACTACCTGCGCTCGCGCGGGCTGCTGCACGGGCTGGCCTCGGGCACCAACTGGGTGTTCCGCGACGAGAGCTGCCACATGGCGTTCGCCTTCGAAGTCATCCACACGGCGCGCAGCGAGGAGCCCGAGCTGTTCGATGACGAACTGAAGGCGCAGGTCGTGCGCATGCTCGAGGAAGCGGTGGAGTGCGAGATGCAGTTCGCGCAGGACGTGCTGTCGGGCGGCGTCGCGGGATTGTCGCCGAAGGACATGCGCCAGTACCTGCAGTACTGCGCGGACCAGCGACTGACCCAGTTGGGAATGCCGAAGCATTTCGGCGCCACCAACCCGTTCGCCTTCATGGACCTGCAGGACGTGCAGGAAGTGACCAACTTCTTCGAGCGTCGTGTGTCGGCCTACCAGGTGGGCGTGGAAGGCGAAGTGGCGTTCGACGCGGCGTTCTGA
- a CDS encoding DUF3999 domain-containing protein, translating to MRTLLLLVMFPLAAHAGGEYARQWPLQLGAVNAGAYRVELDEAVYRQARSRALADVDVVDAQGNPVPAALFGPDTPGPQAATFLELPWFPLPSGDRDGRNIASISEIATDGSLRRVEWRTGGGGSVAGNGFLLDASNVTVPIQALRVRWASGQAAFDLPVRVSASDDLRDWRTVADGAHLVELSNAGQRILRDRIDIDGTKARYLRVAPLDANAKALQVSGVVAELQATAATPQWQWRVLRGKRVQDADASVHYEFELDGRFPMAQADVALPGNSTGQWRLQVRDDASAPWRDAAASWMAFRLEQEGSSDASPPQPLYGVHRERLWRLTPLGSANHADAPQLRLGYRPEALVFVAQGAGPFALVAGSARTSRTDAELVGMIEAMRAQRGALWQPAIATLGASVERAGQVALTPAPTPRDWKTWLLWGVLVLGAVVVAGFALSLLRRPAA from the coding sequence ATGAGAACACTGCTGCTGCTCGTGATGTTTCCGCTCGCCGCCCACGCCGGTGGCGAATACGCGCGGCAATGGCCGCTGCAGCTGGGCGCGGTCAACGCCGGTGCGTATCGCGTCGAACTGGACGAGGCCGTGTACCGGCAGGCGCGCTCGCGCGCGCTGGCCGACGTGGACGTCGTCGACGCACAGGGCAATCCGGTGCCGGCCGCGCTGTTCGGACCCGACACGCCCGGCCCGCAGGCCGCGACGTTCCTCGAGCTCCCCTGGTTCCCGCTGCCATCCGGCGATCGCGACGGGCGCAACATCGCCTCGATCAGCGAGATCGCCACCGACGGCAGCCTGCGTCGTGTGGAATGGCGTACCGGCGGCGGTGGTTCCGTGGCGGGTAACGGCTTCCTGCTGGATGCCAGCAACGTGACGGTGCCGATCCAGGCGCTGCGCGTGCGCTGGGCCAGCGGGCAGGCGGCATTCGACCTTCCCGTTCGCGTCAGTGCTTCGGACGACCTGCGCGACTGGCGCACCGTGGCAGACGGTGCGCACCTGGTCGAACTCTCCAACGCCGGCCAGCGCATCCTGCGCGATCGCATCGACATCGACGGAACGAAGGCGCGCTATCTGCGCGTGGCGCCACTGGATGCGAACGCGAAGGCGCTGCAGGTGAGTGGCGTCGTCGCCGAACTGCAGGCGACCGCGGCAACACCGCAGTGGCAGTGGCGCGTGCTTCGCGGAAAGCGCGTGCAGGATGCCGACGCCTCGGTGCATTACGAATTCGAACTGGACGGCCGCTTTCCGATGGCGCAGGCCGATGTCGCGCTACCGGGGAACAGCACGGGGCAGTGGCGTTTGCAGGTGCGCGACGATGCCTCCGCACCGTGGCGCGATGCCGCCGCGTCGTGGATGGCGTTCCGACTCGAGCAGGAAGGAAGCAGCGATGCATCGCCGCCGCAACCGCTGTATGGCGTTCATCGCGAGCGCCTGTGGCGTTTGACGCCCCTGGGCAGCGCGAACCACGCCGACGCGCCGCAGTTGCGCCTGGGCTATCGCCCGGAAGCGCTGGTGTTCGTCGCGCAGGGTGCAGGGCCGTTCGCGCTGGTCGCGGGCAGTGCGCGCACCAGCCGCACCGACGCGGAACTGGTGGGCATGATCGAGGCCATGCGCGCACAGCGCGGCGCGCTGTGGCAGCCGGCGATCGCGACGCTGGGCGCTTCCGTCGAGCGCGCCGGCCAGGTTGCGCTCACGCCCGCACCGACGCCGCGCGACTGGAAGACCTGGTTGCTGTGGGGCGTGCTGGTGCTGGGCGCTGTGGTGGTGGCCGGCTTCGCGCTGAGCCTGCTGCGCCGTCCCGCCGCGTGA